The Brachyhypopomus gauderio isolate BG-103 chromosome 19, BGAUD_0.2, whole genome shotgun sequence DNA segment atttgggtgtgtgtgggtgggagtgtggatgggtgtgtgtttgtgtgggtgggtgtttgggtgtgtgcggTGAGTCACACCTTTTATGTGATGGGAGCAACAGCAAGTATTCTATGCCGGGTCAGTGGTGACCCGTAACACCATGAAGGGTACTTTTGAATTtgagacattttaaaattttctaaaattataaaaatgccTTTATTGTGTTAAAATAGCTGTTTCTGAAGATCTCATGAAATCCTATTCCAATACAAAAAAGCAAACAGTACTTTTTACACACCTGAACTTTGAAAACGGGTCAAAATTGACCCCAACACGATATAAGGGTTAAAAAGCTGAGGTTCCTCAGCCAGATAAAGGGTGGAAAAAACACAGTGTTAGAATCCTTTATGAATCAGGTAATAAGGACATGCATATGTTAACATatacaatacaaatacaaaatattATTATGACCTTATCATAGCATGACAGATGGTCCTTTTTCATGGCTGTCATTCTTTCCCCCCAGAATCATTTAATAAGGTTTTTTTCTAAATGGAAAAAGTCGTGCTATACATCAGATCTTAACTCTGACACAGAGGTTTTAGGAAAGAGAGTCGGCTGTAAGCTGTGCATTCTGTACAATTAATGTTTTAAAACAATTCTGTGATAGAACCAGTTATTAACATACTTTTACTTGTAGAAGAAAAGTATACTCTTCATCAGACGAAGATGAAATGCCACCTATGAAAAAACAAATTCCTACTGCCCCAAGAACCCCAGCCCCACCACAGACATGTAGACAGTCTGGACCAACACATAATGGTACTGCATTTAACTTCACAATATGGATGCTCTCATAATGGTTATTACTGTACTTTTACAGTACTGTTTGAGACAAAGACACATCCTTGATACAGCtgaatttttaaaataaaaaatcagtATACATTCCATATGCTAAAGAGAAAAGTAGGCCATGAAACTAGCAAGGGGTGCGATGACTGCATTAAAGGCTTGGCAAAGCCTCAACAAAGAGGATGCTCAACACCCACTGATGTTTATGAATTACAGATTTCAAACAGGCATGACAGACAAGAGATATGCAACGACATACTAAATATGACTGCTTTAATGTATCTATCATtgccatttatccaaaataTGGTGTCTTGAAATGAGGGGGGACTGGGCTAAAAAGAGTTCTAATTTCAACATGGTGAAACCGAAATGTAAGTCTGGAATGTGTACTTTAATTACATCTGATTTGTTTGAGATCATTTTAACTGTGGAGCAACAACTACAGAAGAACTACAACTATCCTCAGCATTGGGCAGCACATTCCAGTCGGGAGCAAGAGCAGAACGAGAGTGGTGCAACAAACCATCAGATGTTCATGATAtaatgtgtgacgggcagggtgagcgaaaataaatggaagcgatcacgccaagtctcagggaaataggatggtttaatatgtaaagtgcgcaaaccaaaacccttgaactgatccgaattaaggatataataaccagcggtcaactggtacaaagacaagacatatatagacgaacaaacgaccctcaggtgagacggattgcgggctccgcccacctgagggacgaacacaacgccacacccacagaacaagctgctgctgtagacgggggcgaccagtagggggccgccgtaccgtgacataaTGCAGgatgtatttaaataaatactacAGCATCTATACCACAAACCATCAGATGTTCATGGTATAATGCAGgatgtatttaaataaatactacAGCATCTATAGCACAAACCATCAGATGTCGATGGTATAATGCAGgatgtatttaaataaatactagAGCATCTATAGCACAAACCATCAGATGTTCATGTTATAATGCAGgatgtatttaaataaatactacTTACGGATTTTGGAACGGACATGACTACGAGAAGTGGGTTGAGCATAGAGGCAGGCAGGGTGGTAGGTGAAAAGACGCTGCAGACTTACGTGTGTGGGTGGTGCAAGGTCACGTCAATGAGAGGGCTGAGGATTCACCAAGGGAAGATGAAATGTTTGAGTGGAGGAGTGCAGGGGCCCCGCATTGAACAATACCTTGCACAGAATTGTTCGAGTCAGTCGGCTGAAGTCCAGCGGCAGGTTATTTACCACAGTCCGCAGGATATCAACACCCTTGTTACTATAGAGGCCAACTCAAgcacaggaggtggagaggaggatagCGGTGATGGGCCAGGTGTTAGTGGAAAGCaaaaaggaagagagaaagggttaGGGCACAGATCGAAGGTTAAATGGCCTGGGGCAGGTGATAAAATGTTGTGGAGGAGTGTTAATGATGATTTGAAAGGGATGTTGGAAGGGTTGAAGGGAACAGCGGAAAGTAAGTTGAACAGGCTGGGTAAAGTTATCTATGATTATGGTGTGGCACGATTTGGTGTTGTGCAGAAGAAAGgagaaaagcgctatacaaatatatttgatttgatttgatccaacttgtaagctatgtgcaggaagAGGTTcattgaagcacatcctgtcggcatgcaaagtgagtttgtcacagggacgttatacatggaggcatGTATACTCAAGTCATTGGCAGGTGCGCTTGATAAGAAGCGGTTGGAAGTTAAtggcatgccagttgctagttAACTGCCATACTTTAAATTGACATTGTTTGTTTAGTTGTTTAAAGTAGCATATATTGTATTACTGTTGGGCTACTAAGTAGTTTTGATCTGCTTTCCTGTACGTTCTTGTAATAACTTGATTATCCAAGGATTTTACTTGGATCTTACAAGTGCTTACAACCCTTATTCCCTaaccatctatctacctattaaTCTACCTacatctctctttctatctataACCATTGtgtcctatctctctctctctctctctctctctctctctctctctctctctctctctctctctctcactctctctctcactctctctcatttccATGTTAACAGCACCTACACCACAGCAAGGGTAAACAAGGTGGAACATGCCCAACATACACATGGCCATCTCAGGACACAAGACAAGGCCAGGATGTTCTTCATCATACAAATGGTAAGTTTACCTTAAACTTTACAAGCCATATACACACCTTCCTTGTATCTATGCTTACTGTCTATTTTATCAGCTCCATTTTGGAGCATGTTATAGTTTGTATAGATATTTGTCAGTATGTATAAATAAACACTCATATTTACAATCACTTCTTAGATTACTAAAATTAATGTTTATTTAAACGTACTGTAAACAGCGCCCACTGCACAACATTGACCCTCAAGGCGATTCATCAATAATCAGTGCACACGTACGTTTGGTCTTTAAGACAAAGTAGTTTATAAATTGCTTACAATGAGTAAAAGTATAACTTGTATCATATTTTTGCAGCTGTAGACAGAACAGGCAGACGACAGGATGCAGTACATCACGAAGATAGCTGTGTTCGCATTCTGAAATATTTGGCAGAAGTGGTATGTCATCTGAGAATCTTTTTACTGAAAAAATAGATTTCGGTTGCATTTGGGACCCAATAATACCCGATTAGTAAAACTCAAATACTACGCCCAAATACTACGAGTCATATGTagtatggttagggttaggctaACCCTAGCCCAATAAGGATGCATAAGTACGATCAATCATATTATATAGTATGAATAGTATAATATAAttggctatttcgaacacagctgAAGTTTCGTGGGGGGGAAAGTGTTGTTTCAGGTTTTATTTGGCACGGTTGTCCAGATAGTTCTAAGCCTGTTTGGTGAAATACCTGTAAGAATAGATCTGAGAGGTGCAATGCTAAATGGATGAATATAAATCAGGTGTTTTCAATCCTTGAAGGATGTTACTGCAGTTTTTCATCCCAATCCAGCCGGCGTGACACCTGATTCCACCAGCTTAATCAGTCTTAGCCTTCAAAGAGTCAATCGATTTTTAGAGACACATCAGGCTACTGCTGATGAAAATTGTGTGATTTCAAATGCCATTCTAGGGCTGTGTTTAGTCAGAATGTTTGATTTATTTAGAGATCttggatttatttatttcagttcctTATCAGATCAAACTTGTTTGTTTAGACAAGGCTCTAAGAATCCATGCATGACCAAGTCTCCATGGAAACATTCTGGTCACTTCCAGACATAAGTGTAatgttttaaaatgttacattttcttATTTAAATTAATGGTTTGAATTTGATATTGGTtggatatttatatataatttctTTATTCAGTGTATTTTGGGATTTTTGGCCTTTATATTATGTTGAAAAGCGTGTTTGTGTGATTATGTTGTGTTTTATCTTCATTTTTGTCTCCTGTGATCTTTAGGCGTACTTGCAAACCAGTGCAGCTGTATCAGACACGGGCGAGACACTGGCCATAATTTACGAGGACAACATTTCATATCTATGGACTCAGACAGATGAGGAGAGATTGGACTAGTCAAAAATGGGTGTGttctgggtcagtgtgtcataTTCAAAGGCACAGATGAGGGGAGATCAGGGAGTCTCTATCGCTGTCATGAAGTCGTCAACCTCTGGAGCTCCACTTCTGAGGTGAAGCAGAACCTCTTCTCTACGTGTTTTAAAAAGTCTTCATTCACAGTGTTTGGATTTTGACAGTTTCTATTTATAAATGAAACCTGAAGTAAACGAGTGTTGCACTAAACCATTGGTGGTTTGTGAGCTGTTTTTTGATACATACTGTACAAACTTTGTGAATCCATTGACTGCGTATTATGAACCTTTTGTGATTTGGATTGGACATTCCAGTTTATTTGTTCTTATTATGTAACttcattcattttcattttgttcCGTTACAAATAGTCTTGGACACATTGATGAATAGTTTAGaatagtttatatatatatatatatacacacacacattccactttCGTTTTTTGTGACATTTAACAGGAGTGAAATGAGTGCCCAATATGAATCACTAGATGGCAGGGCTGAGTTATTAACATTATGAAAGACATAATGAACACTACAGCACAAGGGGTTGACAATAAAATAAACACTGAAATAGAATGACAGAAAAGGAATGCTGTAGTGGGTGATGAGCACAAAATACTGCATAATACACATCTTTAAagcaaataaaaacattttccaGGTACAGATAAAACTATGAATCAGTTTTACATATTTGCAGTGCCAAAATAAAATATTGTAGTTAGTTCAGATCTGTGTAAAGAAACTGGTTCTTGTAGATCATACGCCATGCAAGCAGCATTTTAACTTTACACATTTTTAGATTGTAGCTACAGAGAAACAAACCTAAGACCTGTTTTTAAAAAGATAAAATATAAACCTCCATAATGACTCTAGGTTTTTAATAAATGTTGCTATTTTGTTCTTGAAAGATAAAGTTATTGAGAGTAGAGAATTGTCTACTCATATGTATTCATAGCAACTGATTCGTTTTATTGTGACAAATAGTCAAAAAGATACGTCAATTGCCTTACATACTCGGTTGGGAAACTCGAAAGGGTCTAACCACCACTGGCGGCTGGTGcaaaaaaaattgaggggggcgtaaacaaattaaaaacaaatgatGGATCAGAACCGATATGAAATTGATCACTCTCCAGGGCTCTGACGTTTTGATTTCGATGCATAGTGAGATTTTGTGGGCAAAGgcaggggtggtgttggtgggggtgTCGGAGCACAGGGGTGGAGGtagcttgtatgtgtgtgtgtgcgccaccCAGGGTAGGTAGGGGGTAACTCAAGCATTGTAACTCTAACAGAGCTCTTCAAAGGGTGACTGTTTTCATTTGACCAGCTACAAAAGAAGGGAAATCTACCGTTTTTTCTCAACTTTACTGTCATGGTTGTACCAAGATATCTTAGGAGACCCCACACATACAATGCATGTATATGCTCCCCACCCTAAAGCCCCCGCACACAgtgagcaactagctgagcaaacgggcatGCGTGGTAGAGACCAGAGATCTGAAAATAACTGTTGCACTCCAAGCTTATATGTCGCTTCTTCTCCCATCCACCTACTCTTTTAGTAATCTTCGCTTCCATAGATGTAGTTGAAAACCATTTCATATCAAGTTGATATATCAGTATCAAGTTTATTActaagcaaaatatattgttgccAAGTCTGCAGCTAAGCAAAGATGATTTTCAAAACACATCCCACAGATCCTTGAGAAAGCTGAGGCAAGCCCTactgtgtgacgggcagggtgtgcgaaccaaaaaggaagcgatcacgccaagtctcagggaaaaaggatggtttaatagaaagtgtgcaaaccaaaacccgtgcaatagatccaaattaaggatataatgaccagcggtcaactggtacaaagacaagacatatataggcaaacaaacgaccctcaggtgagacggatcacgggctccgcccacctgagggacgcacacgacgtcacaaaacaacaacaagacaaacaaacgaccctcaggtgagacggatcacgggctccgcccacctgagggtcgctcacgacgtcacaaaacaacaacaacaacaacaacaacaacaacaacaacagccgctgtggacggaggcgactgTCTCAACACTGGGAGACTGGACATCTGTAAAAGATGAAAGTTGTACAGAAAAATAGCATAAGACATGATGTTTAAAGGCCATAGGACTGTGAAAGAGGGATTTGGGTGTTAAAGGTTTTTATCCTTCATGCTGCACAACTAAAATAGGGTCTGAAGAACTACGCTGACAAAATGGTCCCCTACTTATTTACTCCTTTAGACCATCTCAGATAAACCTGTTAGTAGGTCATGCTTACACTACAACATTGCACAAGTTAGAACAGTAAAATATTAACAAGTACCATCTGGAATAAATATGACAACGGTCTCGTCCTCCGTGTGAACACGCAGATTGTTTGTCCATTAGGTCTTTGGTAAAATATTACCACACTAAATCTCACCTGAAAACCCTGTACTTTGGGCTTCCTCTGTCTTTGAGCTTGGGGCAGACACGTCAGAAACCTCAGCAGGAAGCTCATCTGCTGGCCCACCTTTAGTCTGTAGTAGAGAAAATGAAGACATGCGATTGATTAATCAAGTGCTTGTAAACTATGTTATCTCAAGACGTTTTAGATTTGATGTACCTTGTGGAGCTAAATTTTAACGCCTCATTCATGATTAGCAATTTAGTAATTTTCAAAATCATATTAGTGTTTTTGTGTACATGCTAAAAAGGGAGGAGCCCGGTGAAGCTTCACGAGTGACTGTGTCCTAATGTGATAGTAAACGGTTgattatatatttgtatataaattCCCTTTATGTGCACACTTGTTTACACTTAATCAGCCAGCTTCCTTGATCTGAAATTCTACTTGACGAATTGATTTAAGAAAAAATTAATTACTAATTAACTAAGGATAGAGGAATAAAGAAATATTGTGCTTAAGCGTTTCTTTACCATTTGACATTGACCAGTCATCAGTTTAAGTAGCAGCTCACTCTGAAGACGGGCGGTGGCGTCACGGGTGGCGGCGATATGGGCGGCGGCGTCACGGGCGACGTCGCGGGCACCGTCGCCACGGGCGGAGACACGGCGAGCCATCTCAAAGGAATTTACGCTCAATAGTTCTCTCATGGTTGCAGAAAGCAATGATCAAAAACGGCTGTCTGTCGCTCCTTTTATAGTGACTTTGATTGTGacatcgtttcacaacaaatagctgtctgactgaacagttatcttgtattacgtaacaaatacgagcctcttgtaattccaggacgaaacatgagagatcgtgaagacgttaagattgggcgttttgaaaataaaccaccattaaataatgtgataaaaa contains these protein-coding regions:
- the LOC143483135 gene encoding uncharacterized protein LOC143483135, with the translated sequence MLRPPTLIKHLHHSKGKQGGTCPTYTWPSQDTRQGQDVLHHTNAVDRTGRRQDAVHHEDSCVRILKYLAEVAYLQTSAAVSDTGETLAIIYEDNISYLWTQTDEERLD